DNA from Streptomyces sp. Edi4:
CTCTACGAGGAGCGCTACCGCCCCATCGGCGGTTACTCGACGGGCATGAAGCAGCGGGTCAAGCTCGCCCAGGCGCTCGTCCACGACCCCCAACTGGTCCTGTTGGACGAGCCGACCAACGGTCTCGACCCGGTGGGCCGCGACGAGATGCTGGGCCTGATCCGCCGCATCCACACCGACTTCGGCATCTCGGTCCTGGTCACCTCACACCTGTTGGGCGAGCTGGAGCGCACCTGCGACCACGTCGTCGTCATCGACGGCGGGACGCTGCTCCGCTCCTCCTCCACCAGCGACTTCACCCAGACCACCACCACGCTCGCGGTCGAGGTCACCGACTCCGACACCCACCCCGACGGCACGGAGGCGGTGCGCGAGGCCCTGGCCGAGGCCGGCCTCACGCTGCACGCCGGCGTCGAGGACGGACTGCCGGGCGCCGGCCACATCCTGCTGGTGGAGGCGGCGGGCGAGGACACCTACGACACCGTCACCGCCACCGTGGCCCGCCTCGGTCTCGGTCTCGTACGGATGGAACAGCGCCGTCACCACATCGCCGAGGTCTTCCAGACGCCGGCGCGGGAGCCGGTCCCCGAACGCGCCGCCGCGTGGGCAGCCACCGCGGCGGGCGCCGAGCAGAAGGGAGGCGGCCACGATGGCAACTGACAGCGCCCAGACCCAGATCCACAACATCGGCTACCGCGACTACGACGGACCGCGCCTCGGCCGGGCCTACGCCCGCCGCTCGCTCTTCTCGCAGTCACTGCGCGGGGCCTACGGGCTCGGCCGCAGCGCCAAGTCCAAGATCCTTCCGATGCTGCTGTTCGCGGTGATGTGCCTGCCCGCCGGCATCATGGTCGCGGTCGCCGTCGCCACCAAGGCCAATGACCTCCCGGTGGCGTACACGCGGTACGCGATCTTCCTCCAGGCCGTCATCGGTCTGTTCGTCGCGGCCCAGGCACCCCAGAGCGTGTCGCGCGACCTGCGCTTCAAGACGGTCCCGCTGTACTTCTCGCGGCCGATCGAGCGCGTGGATTACGTCCTGGCCAAGTTCGCCGCCATGGCGTCGGCCCTGTTCATCATCACGGGCACGCCGCTGGTGATCCTTTATATCGGCGCTCTGCTCGCCAAACTCGACTTCGCGGACCAGACCAAGGGGTTCGCCCAGGGGCTGGTCTCCGTGGCTCTGCTTTCCCTCCTCTTCGCCGGGCTCGGCCTGGTCATCGCCGCCCTGACACCGCGCCGGGGCTTCGGCGTCGCCGCCGTCATCGCCGTCCTGACCGTCTCTTTCGCGGCGGTCTCCGCAGTCCAGGGCATCGCCATGAGCCAGGACTCGGTGGGCGTGATCAAGTGGCTCGGGCTGTTCTCCCCCATCACGCTCATCGACGGCGTGGGAACCGCGTTCCTGGGTGCCAGTTCCTCCTTCCCCGGTGGCCACGGACCGGGCTCCGGTGCCGGAGTGGTCTACCTGCTCGTCGTCCTCGCGCTGATCTACGGCTCGTACGCCGTCCTGATGCGCCGCTACCGGAAGGTGGGGCTGTGACCACCATCGACATCGACCACACCTCACGCTGGTTCGGCAACGTGGTGGCGGTCAACGACGTCACGATGACGATCGGGCCGGGTGTCACCGGGCTGCTCGGCCCCAACGGCGCGGGAAAGTCCACCCTCATCAACATGATGGGCGGCTTCCTCGCCCCCTCCACCGGCTCGGTCACGCTCGACGGCGAGAAGATCTGGCGCAACGAATCCGTCTACCGGAAGATCGGAATCGTCCCCGAGCGGGAAGCCATGTACGACTTCCTCACGGGCCGCGAATTCGTCGTCGCCAACGCCGAGTTGCACGGCCTGGGCGCACGTGAGGCCGGCCGCGCGCTGGCCACCGTCGAGATGGAGTACGCCCAGGACCGCAAGATCCAGACCTACAGCAAGGGCATGCGCCAGCGCGTCAAGATGGCCTCCGCCCTCGTCCACGACCCCTCGGTGCTGCTGCTCGACGAGCCGTTCAACGGCATGGACCCGCGGCAGCGCATGCAACTGATGGATCTGCTGCGGCGGATGGGAGCCGAGGGCCGCACGGTGCTGTTCTCCTCGCACATCCTCGAAGAGGTCGAGCAGTTGGCCTCGCACATCGAGGTCATCGTGGCCGGACGGCACGCCGCCAGTGGTGACTTCCGCAAGATCCGCCGCCTGATGACGGACCGCCCGCACCGCTATCTGATCCGCTCGAGCGACGACCGCGCGCTGGCGGCGGCGCTGATCGCGGACCCCTCGACCGCCGGGATCGAGGTGGACCTCAAGGAGGGCGCGCTGCGGGTACAGGCCGTGGACTTCGGCCGGTTCACCACCCTGCTCCCCCAGGTGGCCCAGGCGAACGGCATCCGGCTGCTGACGGTCTCGCCGTCGGACGAATCCCTCGAGTCCGTCTTCTCCTACCTCGTCGCGGCCTGAGCGCCTCCAGAAAGGAGCGGACGTTCCCATGTACAACCCGACCGTCGCCCGGCTCACCTACCGGGCCCTGCTCGGCCGCCGCCGGGCCGCCATTCTCTTCGTCCTGCCCGCGCTGCTGATCGTGATCTCGGCGGCCGTACGGTCCTTCAGCGGCGCCGACGACCAGGTCGCCGCCGACCTCCTCGGCAACTTCGCGCTGGCCACCATGGTGCCGCTGATCGGTGTCATCGCCGGCACGGGCGCGATCGGGCCGGAGATCGACGACGGCTCGATCGTGTATCTGCTCGCCAAGCCCGTGAAGCGGTCCACGATCATCATCACCAAGCTGATCGTCGCGATCGCCGTGACAATGGCGTTCTCCGCGATTCCGACGCTCATCGCCGGCTTCATCCTGAACGGCAACGGCCAGCAGATCGCCATCGCCTACACCGTCGCGGCCCTGGTCGCGTCCATCGCGTACGCCGCGGTCTTCCTGCTGCTCGGCACCGTCACCCGGCACGCCGTGGTCTTCGGCCTGGTGTACGCGCTGGTCTGGGAGGCCCTGTTCGGCAGCCTCGTGCCGGGCGCGCGCACGCTGAGCGTGCAGCAGTGGTCGCTCGCGCTGGCCCAGCGGATCGGCGAGAACGGTGTGATCTCCTCCGAGGTGGGGCTGCCGCTCGCGGTGATCCTGCTGGTGGGCGTGACCGGCCTGGCCACCTGGTACGCGGGTCAGAAGCTGCGCACCCTGAAGCTGGCCGGGGAGGAGTGACGGGGGCTTCCCGGACGGGGGCGGTGCCCGGCGACGTCACCATGTCGCCGGGCACCGCCTGTTGTGCGCGACGGCCCGGGCCGGCCGGGGGACCGGTGTGGTTTTCCCGGCCGGCCGTCTCGACGTCCCTACTGCCTGCGGCGTTTGCGACGCGGGTGCGGGGGCCGGGACAGACGCCGCTGGATGTCGGCGACGTCCTCGGTGAGGTCCATGAGCCGCACGCTCATGGCGCCGACGACGCGGTTGGTCGCGTCGAGCCGCCGGTCCACGGATGCGACACGGCGGTCCACGGCGTCCAGGCGGCGGTCCATCGCCTCCATGCGGTGGTCCAGCGAGTCCAGCCGCGCCGACATCCGGCCGAGCACCGGACCGAGCTCCTTAAGCGCGGGCCCGATCTGGGCCATGGAGCTCTCCAGACGGGTGACCCGCAGTTCCAGACCGTCGTGGCGGGGGTCGTTCGCGATGACGGTCCGGGTGGTCTCCTCGGTGTCGAGGAGGTAGGTCCGCACGCACCGCGCTACTTCGCTGTCGCGAAGAAGCATGGCTATGTTGAGGACGGTCCGGCGGGTGAACAGGCGCAGGTGCGCCCTGCCCCTGTGGATAACTTTGGGGTTGCCGGTCGTTTGAAATGGCCAAGTTGGCCATTTCAAAGACTTGCAGCTCAGCGCCCTTAAGGGTCACGAGGCCGTTGAGGTGGAGTTCGTCGCGATGGCGCTTGACGACACTGTTGACGGCCTCTGTGGGTACCTCGAAGTACCGGGCGACGGCCTCTGTGGACAAGTGGATTCCATCGGGTAGCACCTGCAACGTCCTGACCTTCTCCAGGACGTCGACACGCCCCAGATGGTCGGCGCGCAATGTGCGCGATTCGAGTAGAGCGACTTCGGACGGCATGGTCGGCCTTCCGTTCATGGTCGTCGTGCATGACAAGGGACGGCCCCAACCCCGGGCTTCAGGGGTGGAGGTCCGCTCATCTACGCCACTGACTCAATGACCGGTCCTCATACCGCGACCGGCAATCCCCGACTTCACGAAAGGTACGACGCCACCAACCCCAGTTGCCTCCACGCACAGGGGACAACGAGCGGACATTCGTACAAGTCACGCGACTGGGGAACACCTGTTGGGAACGAACGTTTCGCCAGGCCGGCCGAGCCTCGTCAGACCGTGCGGTCCCGGGCCGCGAAGAGGCCCACCGTCAGGGCGGCCGCACACACGCCGAGGACGAGCGCGATCGGAACCGTCCAGCCACCGGTGGCCTCATGGACCGCGCCGGCGGCGATGGGCCCCGCAGCCGCCAGGAGGTAGCCGACCGTCTGGGCCATGCCGGACAGCCGGGCCGCCGTCCGCGCGTGGCCCGAGCGCAGCACGATCAGCGTGAGGGCCAGACCCACCGCGCCGCCCTGGCCGATGCCGAGCACACCCGACCACAGCCACGCGCCGCTCACCGGGGCAGCCATCAGCCCCGCGTATCCGGCGGCCACCAGCGAGGTGACCAGCACGATCAGCGGACGCTGGCTTCGCATCCGGCCCGCGAGGAGCGGTACGCCGAACGCGCCGGCCACCTGGATCAGGTTGTTGAACGCGAAGATCACACCGGCCGTGGAACGGCTCATTCCGTGGTCCGTGAAGATCGTCGGCATCCAGGCGATCAGGACGTACGACCACAGCGACTGGAGCCCCATGAAGAGGGTGACCTGCCAGGCGAGGGCCGAGCGCCACACGCTCTTGTCGGCGCCGGACGCCGAGCCCGCGGGAACGGTGACCCGCACCTCGTGCCCCGTACGGCCCCGGGCGATCAGGACCTGGGGCAGCCAGGCCACCGCCGCGAGGACCGCGAGGAGCGACCACACCGCGAGCGACGCCTCCCAGCTGCCGCCGAACGCCTTCTCCAGCGGGACCGAGGACGCCGCCACCAGCGTCGCGCCCGCGATCATCGCGCCGGTGTAGACCGACGTCATGGACGCGGCCCGGTCCGGGAAGTCCCGCTTGATCAGACCGGGCATCAATACGTTGAGCAGGGCTATCGCCGTGCCGACCAGCACGCCTCCCCCGTACAGCGCCACCGCCGACGGCGCCACCCGCACCACGATGCCGACGGCCAGGAGCAGCAGCGCGAACAGCAGCACCGGCTCGCTGCCGAAGCGCCGGGCGAGCCAGGGCGCCACCAGCGCGCCGAGACCCAGGAAGAGCACGGGTACCGAGGTCACGAGGCTGCTCGCCGTCGAGGAGAGCCCGAACGACTGACTGATCTCGCCCACCAGGGGCGACACGCTGGCCAGCGCTGCCCGCATGTTCACCGAGGCCAGCACGATGCCGATCAGCAGCACCACCGGATGCGCGAGCAGTGCCCGCCGTGCGGCCAGGCCCTGGGGCGAGGGCCGTACATCGGCCTCGGCGTCGGGCAACAGCAGACGGTCGGTATCCGGGCGTGACAAAACAAGCACCTTTCTTCGTGTCTTCTTGCGGGGGCTTCGTCCGCATCGCGTGGTCCGCCTCCGTGCCGGGCGGTCCCGGGCGGTCCCGGTCCCGGGCGCTACCGGACGGTTCCGGTCCCGGGCGGCCTGGGGGCCCCAAGCGGCCCCGAGGCCGGCCTCAGCCGCTGTGGCGGACCGTCACCGCCCGTACCGCCTCAAGCGGCTTGCGCAACAGTTCGCGCACGGCGTGTTCCGCGGCGGCCGGGTCGCCGCTCTCGATCGCGTCGACCAGCGCCTCATGGGTGTCCAGGTCGATCGGGGGCATCTCCTCGTCGCGCAGCGAGGTGACCAGACTCTCGTGCACCTGCGTCGAGAAGAACCGGTACACCTCGATGAACGCCGCGTTGTGGGTGGCCTGGACCACGCTCATGTGGAAGGCCATGTCGGCGTCCGCGGCCCGGTCGCCGTGTTCGCGCAGGGTTCGCAGAACGCCACGCAGGGCCACCATGTCGCTCGTGTCCCGGCGTTCGGCGGCGAGCCGGGCGGCCTCGGCCTCCAACGCGACGCGGAGTTCCAGGACGTCAAGGGCGTCGGCGGCGCGGATCTGCTGGAGGACCGCGGCGGGATCGGCGGTGGAGCGTACGAAGGTGCCGTTGCCCTGGCGGGATTCGAGCAGCCCGGCGTGGACCAGGACGCGTACCGCCTCACGGACGGTGTTGCGGCCGACCCCCAGCTGCTCGGCGAGCTCGTGCTCGGTCGGGATGCGGTCGTCCACCGCCCAGTCGCCGCTGGTCAGCTGGGCCCGCAGCTGGTCGACCACGGTGTCCACGAGGGACTGCCGTCCCGCCGTACGAAGAGCCATGCCGTACTCCATCCCCCCGGTTGCCCAGTCATCCTACAACTGGTCATCCTACAACTGCCCCGGCATGGCCTTTCATCCCTTCCTCAGGGTCAGGCGCCATCATCGAGGGATGACGACCCTGCTCCACCGGGACGCCGAGCCCTCGCGGCCGATCCGCGCCTGGCTGCGCTCCACGCCCGGCACGCACATCTGGCTGCTGTCCATCGCCATCACCAGCCTGGTCATCCAGCTCTCCACCCGGGAACTGGAGCGCTTCCTGCTGCACCGCAACAGCAGCAACATCCACGAGCTGACCAAGCACCCCGTGCAGTCCCTCTTCACCAGCGCCTTCTGGATCGAGAACCCGTCCTCGCTCCTGCTCTACCTGGTGATGTTCGAGGTGATTCACGGCACGGTGGAGCGCTGGCTCGGAACGCTGCGCTGGCTGTGCACGGTCGGTATCGGGCATGTGGTGGCGACCCTGATCAGCCAGGAGTACGTCCTGTGGTCGATCCAGAACCAGCATCTGCCCAAGCGTCTGGCGCACGCCATGTCCCATGTCGTGGACATCGGGGTCAGTTACGGCCTCGCCGCGTCGGCGGGCATCCTCGTCTACCGCCTGCCGCGGCCTTGGCGCTGGTTCTATCTGGCGGGGGTGCTCGCCTTCTTCGGCGTTCCGCTCGCCACCGGCGGCACGTTCACCGACCTCGGCCATGTGACCGCGCTTGCCATCGGCTTCGCCTGCTGGCCGCTCACCAGGGACGCGGCGCCGAAAAAACCGGTGGCGGCCAACGACCGTGCCGGGCACAGTAGTTGACGCAGCCGCACACGTGACGCGCGGCCCGCCCCACGGGGGAGGAGCACGACGACGACCGCATGACTCGGTCCCGTGCTCCTGGGCGCGGGTGGCGCGAGACCGGCACCGGAGCAGCACCGACGACTCCGGCCGGCCGTCCGTGCGCGGCCGCACAGGGGCGGCCGCTTCGAGCGCGCGTCCGCGCGAGGCCGCCCCTGACTACGTACGGAGGCGACGTGTAAGGGGCGCCCGCCATTGGCGGACGCCCCTTACACGCGCGGGCCGCGAGCGCACCGCGCCGGCCCGCCGTGCTCACCGGGCGAGCAACTGCTCCAGCGCCACGGCGATGCCGTCGTCGTCGTTGGAGGCCGTGATCTCGTGGGCCACGGCCTTCAGCTCGTCATGGGCGTTGGCCATCGCCACCCCGTGCGCGGCCCAGCCGAACATCGGGATGTCGTTCGGCATGTCCCCGAACGCGATGGTGTCCGCCGCCTTGCGGCCGAGCCGGCGCGCGGCCAGCGAGAGCCCGGTCGCCTTGCTGAGACCGAGCGGCAGCAGCTCCACGACGCCCGGCCCCGCCATGACCACGCCCACCAGGCTGCCGACCACCTGCCGGGTGATCCCGGCCAGCGCGTCGTCGTCGTACCCGGGATGCTGGATGTAGACCTTGTTCAGCGGGGCCGCCCACAGCTCGGCGATGTCGTCGACCGGGTGGTAGGGGAGCGGGCCCTCCTGGACCTGGTAGCCGGGGCCGATCAGAACGTCCCCGTCGAGCCCGTCGCGGCTCGCGGCCAGTGCCACGGGGCCGATCTCCGCCTCGATCTTGGACAGGGCGAGCCCGGCGAGCTGGCGGTCCAGCGTCACCGACGTCAGCAGCCGGTGCTCGCCGGCGTGGTAGACC
Protein-coding regions in this window:
- a CDS encoding ABC transporter ATP-binding protein, producing the protein MVRATTVDDVTVIVTESLSKRFPRVTALDRLSLDIGPGVTGLVGANGAGKSTLIKILLGLSPATEGTAAVLGLDVATSGGAIRERVGYMPEHDCLPPDVSATEFVVHMARMSGLPATAARERTADTLRHVGLYEERYRPIGGYSTGMKQRVKLAQALVHDPQLVLLDEPTNGLDPVGRDEMLGLIRRIHTDFGISVLVTSHLLGELERTCDHVVVIDGGTLLRSSSTSDFTQTTTTLAVEVTDSDTHPDGTEAVREALAEAGLTLHAGVEDGLPGAGHILLVEAAGEDTYDTVTATVARLGLGLVRMEQRRHHIAEVFQTPAREPVPERAAAWAATAAGAEQKGGGHDGN
- a CDS encoding ABC transporter permease; the protein is MATDSAQTQIHNIGYRDYDGPRLGRAYARRSLFSQSLRGAYGLGRSAKSKILPMLLFAVMCLPAGIMVAVAVATKANDLPVAYTRYAIFLQAVIGLFVAAQAPQSVSRDLRFKTVPLYFSRPIERVDYVLAKFAAMASALFIITGTPLVILYIGALLAKLDFADQTKGFAQGLVSVALLSLLFAGLGLVIAALTPRRGFGVAAVIAVLTVSFAAVSAVQGIAMSQDSVGVIKWLGLFSPITLIDGVGTAFLGASSSFPGGHGPGSGAGVVYLLVVLALIYGSYAVLMRRYRKVGL
- a CDS encoding ABC transporter ATP-binding protein, whose amino-acid sequence is MTTIDIDHTSRWFGNVVAVNDVTMTIGPGVTGLLGPNGAGKSTLINMMGGFLAPSTGSVTLDGEKIWRNESVYRKIGIVPEREAMYDFLTGREFVVANAELHGLGAREAGRALATVEMEYAQDRKIQTYSKGMRQRVKMASALVHDPSVLLLDEPFNGMDPRQRMQLMDLLRRMGAEGRTVLFSSHILEEVEQLASHIEVIVAGRHAASGDFRKIRRLMTDRPHRYLIRSSDDRALAAALIADPSTAGIEVDLKEGALRVQAVDFGRFTTLLPQVAQANGIRLLTVSPSDESLESVFSYLVAA
- a CDS encoding ABC transporter permease, yielding MYNPTVARLTYRALLGRRRAAILFVLPALLIVISAAVRSFSGADDQVAADLLGNFALATMVPLIGVIAGTGAIGPEIDDGSIVYLLAKPVKRSTIIITKLIVAIAVTMAFSAIPTLIAGFILNGNGQQIAIAYTVAALVASIAYAAVFLLLGTVTRHAVVFGLVYALVWEALFGSLVPGARTLSVQQWSLALAQRIGENGVISSEVGLPLAVILLVGVTGLATWYAGQKLRTLKLAGEE
- a CDS encoding MFS transporter: MSRPDTDRLLLPDAEADVRPSPQGLAARRALLAHPVVLLIGIVLASVNMRAALASVSPLVGEISQSFGLSSTASSLVTSVPVLFLGLGALVAPWLARRFGSEPVLLFALLLLAVGIVVRVAPSAVALYGGGVLVGTAIALLNVLMPGLIKRDFPDRAASMTSVYTGAMIAGATLVAASSVPLEKAFGGSWEASLAVWSLLAVLAAVAWLPQVLIARGRTGHEVRVTVPAGSASGADKSVWRSALAWQVTLFMGLQSLWSYVLIAWMPTIFTDHGMSRSTAGVIFAFNNLIQVAGAFGVPLLAGRMRSQRPLIVLVTSLVAAGYAGLMAAPVSGAWLWSGVLGIGQGGAVGLALTLIVLRSGHARTAARLSGMAQTVGYLLAAAGPIAAGAVHEATGGWTVPIALVLGVCAAALTVGLFAARDRTV
- a CDS encoding FadR/GntR family transcriptional regulator is translated as MALRTAGRQSLVDTVVDQLRAQLTSGDWAVDDRIPTEHELAEQLGVGRNTVREAVRVLVHAGLLESRQGNGTFVRSTADPAAVLQQIRAADALDVLELRVALEAEAARLAAERRDTSDMVALRGVLRTLREHGDRAADADMAFHMSVVQATHNAAFIEVYRFFSTQVHESLVTSLRDEEMPPIDLDTHEALVDAIESGDPAAAEHAVRELLRKPLEAVRAVTVRHSG
- a CDS encoding rhomboid-like protein, whose product is MTTLLHRDAEPSRPIRAWLRSTPGTHIWLLSIAITSLVIQLSTRELERFLLHRNSSNIHELTKHPVQSLFTSAFWIENPSSLLLYLVMFEVIHGTVERWLGTLRWLCTVGIGHVVATLISQEYVLWSIQNQHLPKRLAHAMSHVVDIGVSYGLAASAGILVYRLPRPWRWFYLAGVLAFFGVPLATGGTFTDLGHVTALAIGFACWPLTRDAAPKKPVAANDRAGHSS
- a CDS encoding HAD family hydrolase, giving the protein MSTAGERRFPYQLIATDLDGTLLRSDKTVSRRTRDALDAATASGAAHIVVTGRSVAWTRHILDDLGYDGLAVCGQGAQVYHAGEHRLLTSVTLDRQLAGLALSKIEAEIGPVALAASRDGLDGDVLIGPGYQVQEGPLPYHPVDDIAELWAAPLNKVYIQHPGYDDDALAGITRQVVGSLVGVVMAGPGVVELLPLGLSKATGLSLAARRLGRKAADTIAFGDMPNDIPMFGWAAHGVAMANAHDELKAVAHEITASNDDDGIAVALEQLLAR